DNA from Archaeoglobaceae archaeon:
TGAATTGCAGTCAGAAGATTACAGACCACTCCCTCACAACCCTAAAAAAAGCTTCACTTTCAAAGGTCTCGCTCCCGATCAAATTTTCACGCTCACTTTGCTTAGTCGCGACGAAAATGCTCTTAAAAAAGCAGCCAAAGCGCTGCAGTTGCTTTGTCTTCTTGGCGGACTCGGAAGGCGCAGCCGTCGCGGGTTTGGAAGTTTGCAAATTGTCAATGGAGATTTACCCAAATTGGAAGCCAGCACGACCAAAGAATTGTCTTCGCGTTTAAAGGAGCAGTTGGAGAAAATAACAGGTAACAAATTTGCATCTGTGAGTTCAACACCCAGTTTTCCCATACTTCATCCTTGGTGGACCCAAATCAGAGTTTACAAAAAAGAGTTTGGCAGTTGGGAGGAAGCGATTAGGTTCGTAATGGAAAAAGCCCATGAGCACAGAAATCCCAGTTTAGGTTGGGCTGGCGGTAAGGAGAAACGACAGGCATCACCCATACATGTCCATGTCACAAAATTGACGAATGGCAAATACGCGTTGGTGTTGACGACTCTGCTGTCTAAAATGAACCCGAGCTTAGGCCGTGTTGATCGCGGAAAACTTGTTGCCTTCCTTAATGCTTTTGAGGGCGAGGTTGTTTTTGGTTTTAAGGAGGTGCCAGAAAAATGGCCTACTGGCAACGTAAAATAGTCGCCTTACTTCACGATCCACCCGATAAAGCATTGCAAATTTCGAGACACGAAGATCGTGCCCGCGATCTGATGAAACTTGCGCTTAAGGATTTGCCTGTTCCATCAACGGAAATTCCAGATGCTTCATGGGTCAGGGCTGCGAAAAATGCCGACAAAATCGCTTCCGCTGCCGACAGACCGAATTTCCCTGGAGATGTGGAAGTCCTTGACTGGACTCATACAATAAGTTCGCTCATTATTCATCCGCTCTCGGGGCAACGTTTGCCCTTGAACATCACTTCCCCAAAACAATCCCACAATGCTCAAGAAGAAGCCGTTCGCTCTTTAAGCCAAAAGTCCAATGATCCGCAAAAGCGATTTTTGCTTTTCTGGCGCTGTTTTGAAGAGGAACTGCATCGCCATGAGCCAAATTTGCCCTGGGAACTTCTGCCTGCTGACACTCGCGTCCCAAACCACTCGCTCTTGCACCACAACCGCGTCGCAAGTGCTTTCGCTGCTATCGCAAAACCTGCGACGCTCGTTTTCAGCATCGGTCCAGTCCAAAGTTTCATCGCAACTGCAAGAAAAACACGTGACCTTTGGATTGGCAGTTACTTGCTCTCTTACCTTATTTGGCACGCAATCAAGGTCATCGCTGAAAAACTCGGTCCCGACCATGTGATTTACCCATCGTTGCTTGAACAACCGCTCGTTGACTTTTGGCTGAGCAAGGAAAAGAGATTGCAAGTTGCTTTGCCAGATTCCAGCCGTTTGCGTCTGGCAACTTTTCCGAACAAGTTCAACGCAATTGTGCCTGCTGAAGAAGCGGAAAGTTTGGCAAGGGAATGCGAAAAAGCGGTGCGCAACGAATGGAAGCGGTTGGCTGATGAAGTCTGGGAACAATTGATTCAAAAAGCGCCTGAGTTCAGTGCAGTAAGCGAAATCTGGCGGCGCCAAGTTGAACAGTTCCCCGAAATTTACTGGGCGATTTACGAGTGGAGTGACACGCCTGAGGAAATCGCTGGGCTTTACAAGGAACTAACAGGCGATGAACGGTTTGAAAAGTTGCTTGAACTCAAAGGTGCTTATCCGACCAATCAAGGCACAGTTTACGCAGCCTGTCACGACTTGTCGGAAAGGGCTTTGGCAGCACGAAAGTCAACTCGTAACTTTGAGCAAATTTTCGAACCCGCGGGCAAGTGCACTGTTTGCGGGGAGCGAGAAGTTCTGCATGACCAAAGAGATTGGCTAGGCAGAAAGTTTTGGCAAGAAGTTGCGAAGAAACTCCCTGGGCATATTGAGCAAGATGGCAGTGAAAGGTTGTGCGCTATTTGTGCCATTAAACGCTTCGTCTTACCCTTCGTGTTCAATAAAGAAAATGAACTTGGCTTAAAGGGCGATTTCCCTTCAACCGACAGCGTTGCTGCAGCGACCTTTGTGAAAACTGTGCTGGAAAATTGGGAGCAAACAAAAAGCAAGGTGCGGGATTTAATTGCAACCATTGAAAGAACTGCGCTCAAGGCTTTCACCGGGA
Protein-coding regions in this window:
- the cas10 gene encoding type III-B CRISPR-associated protein Cas10/Cmr2 yields the protein MAYWQRKIVALLHDPPDKALQISRHEDRARDLMKLALKDLPVPSTEIPDASWVRAAKNADKIASAADRPNFPGDVEVLDWTHTISSLIIHPLSGQRLPLNITSPKQSHNAQEEAVRSLSQKSNDPQKRFLLFWRCFEEELHRHEPNLPWELLPADTRVPNHSLLHHNRVASAFAAIAKPATLVFSIGPVQSFIATARKTRDLWIGSYLLSYLIWHAIKVIAEKLGPDHVIYPSLLEQPLVDFWLSKEKRLQVALPDSSRLRLATFPNKFNAIVPAEEAESLARECEKAVRNEWKRLADEVWEQLIQKAPEFSAVSEIWRRQVEQFPEIYWAIYEWSDTPEEIAGLYKELTGDERFEKLLELKGAYPTNQGTVYAACHDLSERALAARKSTRNFEQIFEPAGKCTVCGEREVLHDQRDWLGRKFWQEVAKKLPGHIEQDGSERLCAICAIKRFVLPFVFNKENELGLKGDFPSTDSVAAATFVKTVLENWEQTKSKVRDLIATIERTALKAFTGMDIPKLIEMAEKIGDDAKKFVSLDGEWFFLESYDRERLERTHGVKLNEDDLQELRKALSDLCKTADAHPTDYYAILIMDGDGMGKWLSGTHEGLANFEAMLHPKALEQLKDDQQWQKVLNQKRLISPSLHAAISQALANFALHCVPYVVEKLHYGRLVYAGGDDVLAFLPLAEALSAAHKLRALFSGEAERKFNGDIEVEFDSGRWTGWIDWDGKKLLTMGNKATASVGIVIAHRLHPLRDALQQAREAEEDAKERYGRNAICVRWLKRSGERVQMGAKFFYPKHCVKDTLELLLKVKAMMEGKGEVKLSSRFANALMEEAFALVHLPVEAQEAELLRLLRRHSEGEKEAKERVLPELAHQLAQLADALNCHAKRDADPYDLTKPQYGLLELAKWITLMRFLAGGE
- the cmr1 gene encoding type III-B CRISPR module RAMP protein Cmr1 translates to MRVELETVTPLFLAGANQREPELRAPSFRGVMRFWLRALLGGVLGNNPQEIFKHESAVFGSTEHASPVIVRVDLRDELQSEDYRPLPHNPKKSFTFKGLAPDQIFTLTLLSRDENALKKAAKALQLLCLLGGLGRRSRRGFGSLQIVNGDLPKLEASTTKELSSRLKEQLEKITGNKFASVSSTPSFPILHPWWTQIRVYKKEFGSWEEAIRFVMEKAHEHRNPSLGWAGGKEKRQASPIHVHVTKLTNGKYALVLTTLLSKMNPSLGRVDRGKLVAFLNAFEGEVVFGFKEVPEKWPTGNVK